In Streptomyces canus, one DNA window encodes the following:
- a CDS encoding DMT family transporter, whose protein sequence is MTTATVTEAPPRTTRRPALDWRLRFGVLSLIWGFSFLLIKVGTEGYAPFQVTLGRLVFGTLVLAAAMTVRRERLPRGVRTWGHLAVAGFLLNALPFSLFAYAELTIPSTLAGICNATSPLWGMVLSLVALSEDRPTRVRVAGLVLGFLGVLTVLGAWQGFSGLDGRGTAMALLASLSYPIGWIYVRRTLAGVGYSHISLMGTQLLLATVQLAAATWLFSGIPTRVEVLPLLAIAALGALGTGLALLVQYGLVAEVGPTTAQMVTYFIPVIATGAGVAVLGESLSWSTPVGAVIVLAGAALSQVRRGSRGGGVRVADGGRAAPRARP, encoded by the coding sequence ATGACCACCGCGACCGTCACCGAAGCCCCGCCGCGGACCACCCGCCGCCCCGCCCTCGACTGGCGCCTGCGCTTCGGCGTGCTCTCGCTGATCTGGGGGTTCAGCTTTCTGCTCATCAAGGTGGGCACCGAGGGGTACGCGCCCTTCCAGGTCACGCTCGGGCGGCTGGTGTTCGGGACGCTGGTGCTCGCGGCGGCGATGACGGTGCGGCGGGAGCGGCTCCCCCGCGGGGTGCGGACGTGGGGTCATCTGGCGGTCGCGGGGTTCCTGCTCAACGCACTGCCGTTCTCGCTCTTCGCGTACGCGGAGTTGACCATCCCGTCCACGCTGGCGGGGATCTGCAACGCGACCTCGCCGCTGTGGGGGATGGTCCTTTCCCTCGTCGCACTGTCCGAGGACCGGCCCACGCGCGTGCGGGTCGCCGGACTCGTCCTGGGGTTTCTGGGGGTGCTGACGGTTCTCGGGGCCTGGCAGGGGTTCAGCGGGCTGGACGGCAGGGGGACGGCGATGGCCCTGCTGGCCTCGCTCAGCTACCCGATCGGGTGGATCTACGTGCGGCGGACTCTGGCCGGCGTCGGGTACTCCCATATATCCCTGATGGGGACGCAGTTGCTGTTGGCCACGGTACAACTGGCGGCCGCCACTTGGCTGTTCTCCGGGATACCCACCCGTGTCGAGGTGCTGCCGCTGCTTGCGATCGCGGCGCTGGGCGCACTGGGGACGGGGTTGGCCCTGCTGGTTCAGTACGGACTGGTCGCCGAAGTGGGGCCGACCACCGCGCAGATGGTCACGTACTTCATTCCGGTCATCGCCACGGGGGCGGGGGTCGCGGTGCTCGGCGAGTCGTTGAGCTGGTCGACGCCCGTGGGCGCGGTGATCGTGCTCGCGGGGGCGGCGCTCAGTCAGGTGCGACGAGGTAGCCGAGGGGGCGGGGTGCGGGTCGCAGATGGCGGTCGCGCGGCTCCTCGCGCCCGCCCCTGA
- a CDS encoding LysR family transcriptional regulator gives MLNLERLRTLDALARHGSVSGAAEGLHITTSAVSQQMSKLEREVGQQLLAKNGRGVRLTDAGRLLADHAARILSQVELAQSDLEAQRGQVVGELRLAAFPTAARGLFPVAIAGLCSAHPGLRISSREMEPEPAILAVIRGDYDLAVVLDWYNKPLPMPDGLVKASIVDDTADVAMPATHRHAHRSEVDLEDFADDDWVTWGESEFCHEWLMHTLRSKGIEPRVAHRAEEHPTQLALVGAGLGVCVAPRLGRGPIPEDVRTVPVRQSVSRHIYAVWRADADRRPSIRAAVEALKSAAGKAV, from the coding sequence ATGTTGAACCTGGAGCGCCTGCGTACCCTCGACGCCCTCGCCCGGCACGGCTCGGTGAGCGGCGCCGCCGAGGGCCTGCACATCACGACCTCGGCCGTCTCGCAGCAGATGTCCAAGCTGGAGCGCGAGGTCGGCCAGCAGCTCCTCGCCAAGAACGGCCGGGGGGTGCGGCTCACCGACGCCGGCCGGCTCCTCGCCGACCACGCGGCACGCATTCTCTCCCAGGTGGAACTCGCCCAGTCCGATCTGGAGGCCCAACGCGGCCAGGTGGTGGGGGAGTTGCGGCTCGCCGCGTTCCCGACGGCCGCACGCGGACTGTTCCCGGTCGCGATCGCGGGCCTGTGCTCGGCGCATCCGGGCCTGCGGATCAGCTCACGCGAGATGGAGCCGGAACCCGCGATCCTCGCCGTGATCCGCGGTGACTACGACCTCGCGGTCGTCCTGGACTGGTACAACAAGCCGCTGCCCATGCCCGACGGGCTGGTGAAGGCCTCGATCGTCGACGACACGGCCGACGTGGCGATGCCCGCGACCCACCGCCACGCGCACCGGAGCGAGGTCGACCTGGAGGACTTCGCCGACGACGACTGGGTCACCTGGGGCGAGAGCGAGTTCTGCCACGAGTGGCTGATGCACACCCTCCGCTCCAAGGGCATCGAACCCCGCGTCGCGCACCGCGCGGAGGAGCATCCGACCCAACTCGCCCTGGTCGGCGCCGGACTCGGCGTGTGCGTGGCGCCCCGGCTCGGGCGCGGGCCGATCCCGGAGGACGTGCGGACCGTGCCCGTGCGGCAGTCGGTCAGCCGGCACATCTACGCCGTGTGGCGCGCGGACGCCGACCGCCGTCCGTCGATCCGGGCGGCGGTCGAGGCGCTGAAGTCGGCTGCGGGCAAGGCCGTTTGA
- a CDS encoding pyridoxamine 5'-phosphate oxidase family protein, producing MTVTQRRGRKIMMTPGELDEFLTSQRTCRVATVSADGAPHVSTLWFAWDGISVWLYSVVRSKRWTDLRRDPRVAIVVDTGEEYDELQGVELSGTVDFVGEAPRTGELCAELDVPETLFARKNFRLEEMPHDGRHAWIRLTPEKIVSWDFRKLGPA from the coding sequence ATGACCGTCACTCAGCGCCGTGGCCGGAAGATCATGATGACGCCGGGCGAGCTGGACGAGTTCCTGACCAGCCAGCGCACCTGCCGGGTCGCCACCGTCTCCGCCGATGGCGCTCCGCATGTGAGCACGCTGTGGTTCGCCTGGGACGGCATCTCGGTGTGGCTGTACTCCGTCGTGCGCAGCAAGCGCTGGACCGATCTGCGCCGCGATCCACGGGTCGCGATCGTGGTCGACACCGGTGAGGAGTACGACGAGCTGCAGGGCGTGGAGTTGTCCGGGACGGTGGACTTCGTGGGCGAGGCTCCGCGCACCGGCGAGCTGTGCGCGGAACTCGACGTCCCGGAGACGCTGTTCGCCCGCAAGAACTTCCGCCTGGAGGAGATGCCGCACGACGGCCGGCACGCCTGGATACGGCTGACCCCCGAGAAGATCGTCTCCTGGGACTTCCGCAAGCTGGGCCCGGCGTAG
- a CDS encoding cysteine hydrolase family protein codes for MPSYEQLSELLAPETTVLLTVECQQGVVGPESALPELAREARTSGALANVARLVAAAHANGVQVIHAIAERRPDGRGANRNARLFRAAERLPVQQLSGTTAVRVAAPIEVSEEDFLVRRLHGLSPIQGTEVDALLRNLGCRTLVVTGVSANVAVPNAVFDAVNRGYTTLVVTDAIAGVPSDYTPAMIRHTLALVATLATTDEVLTCLGGPRRPGRV; via the coding sequence GTGCCGTCGTACGAACAACTCAGCGAACTCCTCGCTCCCGAGACCACTGTCCTGCTCACCGTCGAGTGCCAGCAGGGCGTCGTCGGACCGGAGAGCGCGCTGCCCGAACTCGCCCGTGAGGCACGGACCTCGGGTGCTCTGGCCAACGTCGCCCGACTGGTCGCCGCCGCGCACGCGAACGGGGTCCAGGTGATCCACGCGATCGCCGAACGCCGTCCGGACGGGCGCGGCGCCAACCGCAACGCCCGCCTCTTCCGCGCCGCCGAACGCCTGCCCGTCCAGCAGCTGTCCGGAACCACCGCGGTGCGGGTGGCGGCCCCGATCGAGGTGAGCGAGGAGGACTTCCTGGTACGACGACTGCACGGACTGTCGCCGATCCAGGGCACCGAGGTCGACGCGCTGCTGCGCAACCTCGGCTGCCGCACCCTGGTGGTGACCGGAGTCTCCGCCAACGTGGCCGTCCCGAACGCCGTGTTCGACGCCGTGAACCGCGGCTACACCACCCTGGTGGTGACGGACGCCATCGCCGGGGTGCCCTCGGACTACACCCCGGCGATGATCCGTCACACGCTCGCCCTCGTGGCCACCCTCGCCACCACGGACGAGGTGCTGACCTGTCTGGGTGGCCCCCGGCGCCCCGGGCGCGTCTGA
- a CDS encoding Rieske (2Fe-2S) protein, protein MASESIHPASAPSRRVVVAAVGAAGLALTLNACGSEDDSSSSDAAAAGSVLGKTSDIPEGGGKIFKDSGVVVTQPTAGEFKAFSSKCTHQGCAVTGITNGVITCPCHKSEFSVTDGSVKKGPATQPLPEEKITVSGDSISLA, encoded by the coding sequence ATGGCCAGCGAATCGATTCATCCCGCATCGGCCCCCAGTCGCCGGGTCGTCGTGGCGGCGGTCGGCGCGGCAGGACTCGCCCTCACCCTGAACGCGTGCGGGTCCGAGGACGACTCCTCGTCCTCGGACGCCGCAGCCGCCGGCAGCGTCCTCGGGAAGACCTCGGACATCCCCGAGGGCGGCGGCAAGATCTTCAAGGACTCGGGCGTGGTGGTCACCCAGCCCACGGCGGGCGAGTTCAAGGCGTTCTCGTCGAAGTGCACCCACCAGGGGTGTGCGGTGACGGGCATCACCAACGGCGTCATCACCTGTCCGTGCCACAAGAGCGAGTTCTCGGTGACCGACGGCAGCGTGAAGAAGGGGCCGGCGACCCAGCCGCTGCCCGAGGAGAAGATCACCGTCAGCGGCGACTCGATCTCGCTCGCATGA
- a CDS encoding HipA family kinase → MLKEAIATRYITPLREGGSLPGLVEADDRGTYVIKFTGAGQGRKTLVAEVVAGELARRLGFRVPRLVTLDLDPDLGLGEPDERVQELLKSSGGTNLGMDFLSGALGFDPLAFSVDPEEAGRIVWFDALVNNVDRSWRNPNLLWWRGEVWLIDHGASMIWQHNWPGAEKSAARPYDASDHVLKPFAPDVAAAAGELAPRVTEDLLAEVTAEIPDAWLAGEPGFESPDELRRTYARPLLARATVVHERIEGIK, encoded by the coding sequence ATGCTCAAGGAAGCCATCGCGACCCGCTACATCACGCCCCTGCGTGAGGGTGGCTCGCTGCCGGGGCTCGTCGAGGCCGACGACCGCGGGACGTACGTCATCAAGTTCACCGGCGCAGGTCAGGGCCGTAAGACGCTGGTCGCCGAGGTGGTGGCCGGGGAGCTCGCCCGCAGGCTCGGCTTCCGGGTGCCGCGGCTCGTGACGCTCGACCTCGATCCGGACCTGGGGCTCGGTGAGCCCGACGAGCGGGTGCAGGAGCTGCTGAAGTCCAGCGGCGGCACCAATCTCGGCATGGATTTCCTCTCCGGGGCGCTCGGCTTCGACCCGCTTGCCTTCTCGGTCGACCCCGAGGAGGCCGGCCGGATCGTCTGGTTCGACGCACTGGTCAACAACGTCGACCGCTCCTGGCGCAACCCCAACCTGCTGTGGTGGCGGGGCGAGGTGTGGCTCATCGACCACGGCGCGTCCATGATCTGGCAGCACAACTGGCCCGGCGCCGAGAAGTCCGCCGCCCGCCCCTACGACGCCTCGGACCATGTCCTGAAGCCCTTCGCACCGGATGTCGCCGCGGCCGCCGGCGAACTGGCGCCCCGGGTCACGGAGGACCTCCTCGCCGAGGTCACCGCCGAGATCCCGGACGCCTGGCTGGCCGGCGAGCCCGGTTTCGAGTCGCCGGACGAACTCCGGCGGACCTACGCACGGCCACTGCTCGCGCGCGCGACCGTCGTCCATGAGCGGATCGAGGGGATCAAGTGA
- a CDS encoding DUF3037 domain-containing protein, which produces MTERHIIRGGRTDDREVFEYALLRVVPRVERGECINAGVLVYCRAKAYVGVRTHLDEARLRALDPDADVAGVLAALHAVEGVCAGGEGAGQAARDDAGRRFRWLIAPRSTVVQPGPVHTGLTTDPAAEPERLLDLLVR; this is translated from the coding sequence GTGACCGAGCGCCACATCATCAGGGGCGGCCGCACCGACGACCGCGAGGTCTTCGAGTACGCCCTGCTGCGGGTCGTACCTCGCGTCGAGCGCGGCGAGTGCATCAACGCGGGGGTGCTCGTGTACTGCCGCGCCAAGGCCTACGTCGGCGTGCGCACCCACCTCGACGAGGCCCGGCTGCGGGCGCTCGACCCGGACGCGGACGTGGCCGGTGTCCTGGCCGCGCTGCACGCCGTCGAGGGGGTCTGCGCCGGTGGTGAGGGGGCCGGACAGGCCGCCCGCGACGACGCCGGACGGCGCTTCCGTTGGCTGATCGCGCCCCGCTCCACCGTCGTCCAGCCGGGCCCCGTGCACACCGGGCTCACCACCGATCCGGCCGCCGAACCGGAGCGTCTGCTCGATCTGCTGGTCAGGTAA
- the fabG gene encoding 3-oxoacyl-ACP reductase FabG, which produces MSTTEQRVAVVTGAARGIGAATAVRLAAEGRAVAVIDLDEAACKDTVEKITAAGGRAIAVGADVSDEAQVQAAIARVAEELGAPTILVNNAGVLRDNLLFKMSVSDWDTVLNVHLRGSFLVTKAIQKHMVDAGFGRIVNLSSSSALGNRGQANYSAAKAGLQGFTKTLAIELGKFGITANAVAPGFIATDMTAATAERVGMGFEEFKAAAATQIPVARVGEPDDIANAIAFFTGETAGFVSGQVLYVAGGPLD; this is translated from the coding sequence ATGTCCACCACAGAGCAGCGGGTAGCCGTGGTCACGGGTGCCGCGCGCGGCATCGGCGCGGCCACCGCCGTACGACTGGCGGCCGAGGGTCGCGCGGTCGCCGTGATCGATCTCGACGAGGCCGCCTGCAAGGACACCGTGGAGAAGATCACCGCGGCGGGTGGCCGGGCGATCGCGGTCGGCGCGGACGTCTCCGACGAGGCCCAGGTGCAGGCCGCCATCGCGCGCGTGGCCGAGGAGCTCGGGGCGCCGACGATCCTCGTGAACAACGCGGGCGTGTTGCGCGACAACCTGCTCTTCAAGATGAGCGTCTCCGACTGGGACACCGTCCTGAACGTGCATCTCAGGGGCTCGTTCCTGGTCACCAAGGCCATTCAGAAGCACATGGTGGACGCGGGCTTCGGCCGGATCGTCAACCTGTCCTCGTCCTCCGCCCTCGGCAACCGCGGCCAGGCCAACTACTCCGCCGCCAAGGCCGGTCTCCAGGGCTTCACCAAGACGCTCGCCATCGAGCTCGGCAAGTTCGGCATCACCGCCAACGCCGTCGCCCCCGGCTTCATCGCCACCGACATGACCGCCGCGACCGCCGAGCGTGTCGGCATGGGCTTCGAGGAGTTCAAGGCCGCGGCCGCCACCCAGATCCCGGTCGCGCGCGTGGGCGAGCCCGACGACATCGCCAACGCCATCGCCTTCTTCACGGGCGAGACGGCCGGATTCGTCTCCGGCCAGGTGCTGTACGTCGCCGGCGGACCGCTCGACTAG
- a CDS encoding SDR family oxidoreductase yields the protein MTSQLPELSGKVALITGASRGIGYGIAEALVARGDRVVITGRTEDSLKEAVEQLGAERAVYVAGKAHDEAHQTAAVERAMEAFGRVDYLVNNAGTNPVFGPIADLDLNVARKVFETNVISALGFAQKTWHAWQKDNGGAIVNIASVAGLAPSPFIAAYGVSKAALINLTQQLAHEFAPGVRVNAIAPAVVKTKFASALYEGREAEAAASYPLARLGVPSDIGGAAAFLTSAQSDWVTGQTLVVDGGIFLNAGVS from the coding sequence ATGACTTCGCAACTCCCCGAGCTTTCGGGCAAGGTCGCGCTCATCACGGGCGCCAGCCGCGGCATCGGCTACGGCATCGCCGAGGCGCTCGTCGCACGCGGTGACCGGGTGGTCATCACCGGTCGCACCGAGGACTCCCTCAAGGAGGCCGTCGAGCAGCTCGGCGCCGAGCGTGCCGTCTACGTGGCGGGCAAGGCGCACGACGAGGCGCACCAGACCGCCGCCGTCGAGCGCGCCATGGAGGCCTTCGGGCGGGTCGACTACCTGGTCAACAACGCCGGCACCAACCCGGTGTTCGGGCCGATCGCCGACCTCGACCTGAACGTGGCGCGCAAGGTCTTCGAGACCAACGTGATCTCCGCGCTCGGCTTCGCCCAGAAGACCTGGCACGCCTGGCAGAAGGACAACGGCGGCGCGATCGTCAACATCGCCTCCGTCGCGGGCCTCGCGCCCTCGCCCTTCATCGCCGCGTACGGCGTCAGCAAGGCAGCGCTGATCAACCTCACCCAGCAGCTCGCGCACGAGTTCGCGCCGGGGGTGCGGGTCAACGCGATCGCCCCCGCCGTCGTGAAGACCAAGTTCGCGTCGGCCCTGTACGAGGGCCGGGAGGCGGAGGCCGCCGCGTCCTACCCGCTGGCCCGGCTCGGCGTGCCCTCCGACATCGGCGGCGCCGCGGCCTTCCTCACCTCGGCGCAGTCCGACTGGGTCACCGGCCAGACGCTCGTCGTCGACGGCGGCATCTTCCTCAACGCCGGAGTGAGCTGA
- a CDS encoding ABC transporter substrate-binding protein: MFMRNRYLPPLAALVSISTVAGCGVFSSGSSDGGKTIVVGTTSAPATLDPAASWDSSWELFRNVYQTLLNYSPGGSDPEPDAAESCEFTDTSSTEYSCTLREGLKFSNGHTLDAKAVKYSIDRIKKINLNGGPAGLLGTLSRVQVKGDREVVFHLSQPDATFPLVLTTPAMSIVDPEEYSATAIRKDGKISGSGPYSLDSFKEGEKAELVRNDNYKGIADLKNDAVTIRYFQRSDVMVKALKDKEISVVYRGLGASDTVDIETNQQKEGLQLLENPTTEISYLVFNPSDPWSAKPAVRKAVAQIVDRPALVHFVYKDTVEPLYSMVPAGLTGHTTGFFDDFGDPSVAKAKRFLTEAGITERVPLTLWYTSDRYGSTTKPAFQELKRQLEASGLFRITLKSRPWKTYVEGYQNGEYPVFGRGWFPDFHDADNFIAPFVGKQNALGTPYDAPEITGKLLPESRAESDRGAVGPQIEEAQQVFVDDTRLVPLWQGKQYVAANEEIAGLEKVIDPATMMTMWELYWKTSW, from the coding sequence GTGTTCATGCGGAACCGATACCTGCCGCCCCTCGCGGCCCTCGTGTCCATATCCACGGTGGCCGGATGCGGGGTGTTCTCCTCGGGCTCCTCCGACGGCGGGAAGACGATCGTCGTGGGAACCACCAGCGCCCCGGCCACGCTGGACCCCGCGGCCTCCTGGGACAGCTCCTGGGAACTGTTCCGCAACGTCTATCAGACGCTCCTGAACTACTCCCCCGGTGGATCCGACCCCGAACCCGACGCGGCCGAGAGCTGCGAGTTCACGGACACGTCGAGCACCGAGTACAGCTGCACACTGCGCGAGGGGCTGAAGTTCTCCAACGGACACACGCTGGACGCCAAGGCGGTCAAGTACTCCATCGACCGGATCAAGAAGATCAACCTCAACGGCGGCCCCGCGGGCCTGCTGGGAACGCTCTCCCGGGTGCAGGTGAAGGGCGACCGTGAGGTCGTCTTCCACCTCAGCCAGCCCGACGCCACCTTCCCTCTGGTGCTCACCACTCCGGCCATGTCGATCGTGGACCCCGAGGAGTACTCCGCGACCGCGATCCGCAAGGACGGGAAGATCAGCGGCTCCGGGCCCTACAGCCTCGACTCCTTCAAGGAGGGCGAGAAGGCCGAGCTCGTCCGCAACGACAACTACAAGGGCATAGCGGACCTCAAGAACGACGCCGTCACCATCCGCTACTTCCAGCGGTCGGACGTGATGGTCAAGGCCCTCAAGGACAAGGAGATCTCGGTCGTCTACCGCGGTCTCGGGGCCTCCGACACCGTGGACATCGAGACCAACCAGCAGAAGGAGGGGCTCCAGCTCCTGGAGAACCCCACCACTGAGATCAGTTACCTGGTGTTCAACCCCAGCGACCCGTGGTCCGCGAAGCCCGCGGTCCGCAAGGCCGTCGCCCAGATCGTCGACCGCCCGGCGCTCGTGCACTTCGTCTACAAGGACACCGTCGAGCCGCTGTACTCGATGGTCCCGGCCGGACTCACCGGCCACACCACGGGATTCTTCGACGACTTCGGAGACCCCAGCGTGGCCAAGGCCAAACGATTCCTCACGGAAGCGGGGATCACCGAGCGCGTCCCGCTCACCCTCTGGTACACCAGCGACCGCTACGGCTCGACGACCAAGCCCGCCTTCCAGGAGCTGAAGCGCCAGCTGGAGGCCTCCGGGCTCTTCAGGATCACCCTCAAGAGCCGCCCGTGGAAGACCTACGTCGAGGGCTACCAGAACGGCGAGTACCCGGTGTTCGGGCGCGGCTGGTTCCCCGACTTCCACGACGCCGACAACTTCATCGCGCCCTTCGTCGGCAAGCAGAACGCGCTCGGCACCCCGTACGACGCCCCCGAGATCACCGGCAAGCTGCTGCCCGAGTCGCGCGCGGAGAGCGACCGCGGGGCCGTGGGGCCGCAGATCGAGGAAGCCCAGCAGGTCTTCGTGGACGACACCCGGCTGGTGCCGCTGTGGCAGGGCAAGCAGTACGTGGCCGCGAACGAGGAGATCGCCGGTCTCGAGAAGGTCATCGACCCGGCGACCATGATGACGATGTGGGAGCTGTACTGGAAGACCAGCTGGTAG
- the ung gene encoding uracil-DNA glycosylase → MTDTAMLPESWRGVLGDELQQPYFKELTEFVEDERAKGPVYPPREEVFAALDATPYNRVKVLILGQDPYHGEGQGHGLCFSVRPGVRTPPSLRNIYKEMKEELGLEIPDNGYLMPWAQQGVLLLNAVLTVRSGEANSHKGKGWEKFTDAVIRAVAERPDPAVFVLWGNYAQKKLPLIDENRHVVVKGAHPSPLSAKKFFGSRPFTQIDEAVARQGHEPIDWTIPNLG, encoded by the coding sequence GTGACCGACACCGCCATGCTGCCCGAGTCCTGGCGCGGGGTTCTGGGCGACGAACTGCAGCAGCCGTACTTCAAGGAGCTGACGGAGTTCGTCGAGGACGAGCGGGCGAAGGGTCCCGTCTACCCGCCGCGCGAGGAGGTCTTCGCCGCCCTCGACGCGACGCCGTACAACCGGGTGAAGGTCCTGATCCTCGGTCAGGACCCGTACCACGGCGAGGGCCAGGGTCACGGCCTGTGCTTCTCGGTCCGCCCGGGCGTCAGGACCCCGCCCTCCCTCCGGAACATCTACAAGGAGATGAAAGAGGAGCTGGGCCTGGAGATCCCGGACAACGGCTACCTCATGCCGTGGGCCCAGCAAGGCGTCCTGCTGCTCAACGCGGTGCTCACGGTCCGCTCCGGCGAGGCCAACTCGCACAAGGGCAAAGGCTGGGAGAAGTTCACCGACGCGGTGATCCGCGCGGTGGCCGAGCGGCCCGACCCGGCCGTCTTCGTGCTGTGGGGCAACTACGCGCAGAAGAAGCTCCCCCTGATCGACGAGAACCGGCACGTCGTGGTCAAGGGCGCGCACCCCTCCCCGCTGTCGGCGAAGAAATTCTTCGGCTCCCGCCCGTTCACCCAGATCGACGAGGCGGTCGCCCGGCAGGGCCACGAGCCCATCGACTGGACGATCCCGAACCTCGGCTGA
- a CDS encoding DinB family protein, translating into MTNQRPEPATTADERSMLEGWLDYHRQTLAWKCEGLTDAQLRTASVEPSTLSLMGLVRHMAEVERNWFRRVLADEDAGPIYYSEADPDGDFRLTEADTWQEAYGTWQAEIEKSRQNATRFGLDDLTVGKHRRTGERFNLRWLYTHMIEEYARHNGHADLIRERIDGVTGD; encoded by the coding sequence ATGACGAATCAGCGCCCCGAACCCGCGACCACCGCCGACGAACGCAGCATGCTGGAGGGCTGGCTGGACTACCACCGGCAGACGCTGGCCTGGAAGTGCGAGGGTCTGACCGACGCCCAGCTCAGGACCGCCTCGGTGGAGCCGTCCACGCTCTCCTTGATGGGCCTGGTGCGACACATGGCAGAGGTGGAGCGCAACTGGTTCCGCCGGGTCCTGGCCGACGAGGACGCGGGGCCGATCTACTACAGCGAGGCCGACCCGGACGGCGACTTCCGTCTCACCGAGGCCGACACCTGGCAGGAGGCCTACGGCACCTGGCAGGCGGAGATCGAGAAGAGCCGGCAGAACGCCACCCGCTTCGGCCTGGACGACCTCACCGTGGGCAAGCACCGCCGGACCGGGGAGCGGTTCAACCTGCGCTGGCTCTACACCCACATGATCGAGGAGTACGCCCGCCACAACGGCCATGCCGACCTGATCCGCGAGCGCATCGACGGCGTCACCGGCGATTGA
- a CDS encoding Gfo/Idh/MocA family protein, whose translation MKVGCIGLGDIAQKAYLPVLGGRPGVELHVQTRTPATLTRVADGLHLPEGQRHQDLGSLLAQDLDAAFVHAPTSVHPDIVARLLEAGVPTYVDKPLAYELADSERLVALADQRNTSLAVGFNRRFAPGYAQCAEHPRELILMQKNRIGLPEEPRTMILDDFIHVVDTLRFLVPGPVDDVTVRARVEDGLLHHVVLQLAGDGFTALGVMNRLSGSAEEILEVSGQDTKRQVVNLAEVIDHKGQPTVRRRGDWVPVARQRGIEQAVLAFLDAVRAGKVLSARDALATHELCERVVHAVQERSA comes from the coding sequence GTGAAGGTCGGCTGCATCGGACTCGGTGACATCGCGCAGAAGGCGTATCTGCCGGTGCTCGGCGGTCGGCCCGGCGTCGAGCTGCACGTGCAGACGCGGACGCCGGCGACGCTGACCCGGGTCGCCGACGGTCTCCACCTTCCCGAGGGACAGCGGCACCAGGACCTCGGCTCGCTGCTCGCCCAGGACCTCGACGCCGCCTTCGTGCACGCACCGACGAGCGTGCACCCCGACATCGTCGCGCGGCTGCTGGAGGCGGGCGTACCGACGTACGTCGACAAGCCGCTCGCCTACGAACTCGCCGACTCCGAACGGCTGGTGGCGCTCGCCGATCAGCGGAACACGAGTCTGGCCGTCGGGTTCAACCGGCGTTTCGCCCCCGGGTACGCGCAGTGCGCCGAGCATCCGCGCGAGCTGATCCTCATGCAGAAGAACCGGATCGGGCTCCCGGAGGAGCCGCGCACGATGATCCTCGACGACTTCATCCACGTCGTCGACACCCTGCGGTTCCTGGTGCCGGGGCCGGTCGACGACGTGACGGTACGCGCGCGCGTGGAGGACGGACTGCTGCACCACGTCGTGCTCCAGCTCGCCGGGGACGGCTTCACCGCGCTCGGGGTGATGAACCGGCTCAGCGGCTCGGCCGAGGAGATCCTTGAGGTGTCCGGGCAGGACACCAAGCGGCAGGTGGTCAATCTCGCCGAGGTGATCGACCACAAGGGCCAGCCGACCGTGCGGCGGCGCGGCGACTGGGTGCCGGTGGCCCGGCAGCGCGGCATCGAGCAGGCGGTGCTCGCCTTCCTCGACGCCGTGCGCGCGGGAAAGGTGCTCAGTGCCCGGGACGCGCTGGCGACCCATGAGCTGTGCGAGCGGGTGGTACACGCGGTTCAGGAGCGGTCCGCCTGA